One window from the genome of Pseudomonas sp. L5B5 encodes:
- a CDS encoding sigma-70 family RNA polymerase sigma factor, protein MGANLNPHYPLIGQMFKKDYQWLCACVARALGCHHSAQDIASETFLRVLALPDPTAIREPRALLTTIARRLVYEGWRRQDLERAYLESLALAPLPVHPSPEERALLIEALLAVDRLLDGLSAKAKAAFLYHQLDGLTYAEIGHCLGVSTSRVQQYMAEAFKRCYLALADT, encoded by the coding sequence ATGGGTGCGAATCTGAACCCTCATTACCCGCTGATCGGGCAGATGTTCAAAAAGGACTATCAATGGTTGTGCGCTTGCGTCGCCCGGGCCCTGGGCTGCCATCACAGTGCCCAGGACATTGCCTCGGAAACCTTCCTCCGGGTCCTGGCGCTTCCCGATCCGACGGCCATCCGCGAACCGCGGGCGTTGCTGACCACCATCGCCCGGCGCCTGGTCTATGAGGGCTGGCGCCGCCAGGACCTGGAACGCGCCTACCTGGAAAGCCTGGCGCTGGCGCCATTGCCGGTGCATCCCTCCCCCGAGGAGCGGGCGCTGCTGATCGAGGCGCTGCTGGCGGTGGACCGTTTGCTCGACGGCCTGTCGGCCAAGGCCAAGGCGGCGTTCCTGTATCACCAGCTCGATGGCCTGACCTATGCCGAGATCGGCCACTGCCTCGGGGTGTCCACCAGCCGGGTGCAGCAGTACATGGCCGAGGCGTTCAAGCGCTGCTACCTGGCACTGGCGGACACATGA
- a CDS encoding hydrogenase maturation protein, with protein sequence MRSLKIILLSTAFNGLTQRAWLDLRQAGHRPSVVLFTSEEDVCRQIEDAGADLVICPFLKDRVPQELWSNTQRPVVIIHPGIVGDRGASALDWAISNELKRWGVTALQAVEEMDAGPIWSTHEFNLPAGMRKSELYNGLVSDAAIHCIRDVVEKFRSGFTPEPLDYDKPSVLGRLQPNMKQCDRTFSWHDCARFIKRSIDAADGQPGVLASLAGGQYYVYDAHLDARTGTPGELLAVHDDAVLVACGDSSLWIGSLRIKPQPGEETFKQPARHVLGERLAQVPVLDWSVSSTPFSTEAYQPIRYRESGKVGELTFEFYNGAMSTEQCQRLVTALQWAKARDTQVLLVRGGRGAFCNGVHLNVIQAAPEPGLEAWANIQAIDDVCRELLTARQLVVSGLTGNAGAGGLMLALAADVVLARADTVYNPHYKSMGLFGSEYWTYSLPRAVGQPLARQLTEACLPISALQALQMGMVQEIGPRDPEEFGLWLLQRANGVPSDPRYQHLRQRKLDADPQLMQHCRNAELEEMHMDMVQNRKGFAEKCCNFVYKRKTCCTPQRLIEDWAVPQPDTLST encoded by the coding sequence ATGCGATCACTGAAGATCATCCTGCTGTCCACCGCCTTCAATGGCCTGACTCAACGGGCCTGGCTCGACCTGCGCCAGGCCGGGCACCGTCCCAGCGTGGTGCTGTTCACCAGCGAGGAGGACGTCTGCCGGCAGATCGAGGACGCCGGGGCTGACCTGGTGATCTGCCCCTTCCTCAAGGACCGTGTGCCGCAAGAGCTGTGGAGCAACACCCAGCGGCCGGTGGTGATCATCCATCCGGGCATCGTCGGCGACCGTGGCGCCAGCGCGCTGGACTGGGCCATCAGCAACGAGCTCAAGCGCTGGGGCGTCACTGCCTTGCAGGCAGTGGAAGAAATGGACGCCGGGCCGATCTGGTCCACTCACGAATTCAACCTGCCCGCCGGCATGCGCAAATCCGAGCTGTACAACGGCCTGGTCAGCGACGCGGCGATCCACTGCATTCGCGACGTCGTGGAAAAATTCCGCAGCGGCTTCACCCCCGAACCCCTGGACTACGACAAGCCTTCGGTGCTCGGCCGCCTGCAACCGAACATGAAACAGTGCGACCGCACCTTCAGCTGGCATGACTGCGCCCGGTTCATCAAGCGCAGCATCGACGCCGCCGACGGCCAGCCCGGGGTCCTGGCCAGCCTCGCGGGCGGTCAGTACTACGTGTACGACGCCCACCTGGATGCACGCACCGGCACCCCCGGCGAACTGCTGGCAGTGCACGACGATGCGGTGCTGGTGGCCTGCGGCGACAGCAGCCTGTGGATCGGCTCCCTGCGGATCAAGCCCCAGCCCGGCGAGGAAACCTTCAAGCAACCCGCGCGGCATGTACTCGGCGAGCGCCTGGCCCAGGTGCCGGTACTGGACTGGTCGGTTTCCAGCACGCCGTTCAGCACCGAGGCCTACCAGCCCATCCGCTATCGTGAATCGGGCAAGGTCGGGGAGTTGACCTTCGAGTTCTACAACGGCGCCATGAGCACCGAACAATGCCAGCGCCTGGTCACCGCCCTGCAATGGGCCAAAGCCCGGGATACCCAGGTACTGCTGGTGCGCGGCGGGCGCGGTGCGTTCTGCAACGGTGTGCACCTGAACGTGATCCAGGCCGCCCCGGAGCCGGGCCTGGAGGCCTGGGCCAACATCCAGGCCATCGACGATGTCTGCCGCGAGCTGCTCACCGCCCGCCAGCTGGTGGTCAGCGGCCTGACCGGCAATGCCGGCGCCGGCGGCCTGATGCTGGCCCTGGCCGCCGACGTGGTCCTGGCCCGAGCCGATACCGTGTACAACCCCCATTACAAGAGCATGGGCCTGTTCGGCTCCGAATACTGGACCTACAGCCTGCCTCGGGCGGTAGGCCAGCCACTGGCCCGGCAGTTGACCGAAGCCTGCCTGCCCATCAGTGCGCTCCAGGCCCTGCAGATGGGCATGGTCCAGGAAATCGGCCCGCGCGACCCCGAGGAGTTCGGCCTGTGGCTGCTGCAGCGGGCCAATGGCGTGCCCAGCGACCCGCGCTACCAGCACCTGCGCCAGCGCAAGCTCGACGCCGACCCGCAACTGATGCAGCACTGCCGCAACGCCGAGCTGGAAGAAATGCACATGGACATGGTGCAGAACCGCAAGGGCTTCGCCGAGAAGTGCTGCAACTTCGTGTACAAGCGCAAGA